TGTCGACGCCACTGTCGCCGTCAGCAGTGGAAGTTTCGGGTGTGCTACGCATCTGCTTCTCGTCAGCTTTGTCCGCGGTGGAAGTAGAGCCGAACGCCGCTGTTGGCGGAGGCGAGATGACTATGCCAAGGTCGTGGTTCCCATGCACAGCTGTCGCGCTCCACTGATTACTGGTCCCCAAGGAGCAATGCTCCTgtgacgacgatgatgaaggcATGGTCCAgttcccagtgtcggaagtaaTGAAGCCATGGTCTTCGGCTGTGGACTGGTTGTCATGAGGAGAATCCCTGCTCTCATCGGCCCCAGCCCCCCTCGTGCCAGTGCCAGCCGTGGCGTTGTTGTTGCTGACGTTTGTATTGTTGTTGCTGTCGCCAGTGTCGGCTGTAAGCGTGTCGGTGATGCTTTCGTGCATTTCCGATTTGACCACGATCATATCGTCGTCCTCCTCCTCACCAGCCTTGTCGGCAGAGTCACGCTGAGACGTTACGCTCGTGATTCGAGGAGATATTTCTGAGTAGTCCCCTTCGATGTGGTGAACCTCTATGGCACCCACACCGTCCTCCGAGGACTCGCGGTACACGTCCATTGTCCCCATAGTAGATGGCCCTAAGGTGCAGACCTCACCGTGTGCCCCCTGGTATGGTGAAGAGAGCAAGGAAGCTAGGCCTGATGAATTCTCTGTTGGGGACGACGAACGCAAGGCTCTACGAACGTGGTAAGTCATGTAATGAATTTTCGCTCCACCTGCCGAGGTGGCAACGAAGCCACATATGTTGCAAATGTTGCTGCGTGGAGTGTAGCCTGATGAGTGAGcgttggagaggtgacatttgaGCATGGGCACAGAAGGAAATGTCTTCGCACAGAAGGGGCAGCGCAGTGGCCTCTGCTTTGAGTGCTTACGGACCGTGTGTTCTACAAGATGGTCCTTGCGGAAGAAACGCCGGAGGCATAGGCGGCATTCAAAAGGGCGGATGCCCGAGTGGCTGAGCTTGTGCCGTCGCATGTTGGCGAACTGCGTGAAACGCATGAAGCAAACATCGCACTCGTATGAGCGGTTGTCTCGCGCGGGTGTGTCATCGCCGGACTTGCTTGCCGTGGTAGTCGTATTGTTGTTGTTCATTTCTCGTACAGCTGCGGCCCTGGTTTCCGCCCTGGGCGTCGACACGTCCCCCTCCAAATCCATTCTATCTGACTCTACAGGGTGCCTGTGCTACCTGAAAACCTAGAAAATGATGCAGCTTGTTAGAATGTGACAGCGAAAATGTGTAGCGGCGATCACTTTACTTCAACTGTGACCATACATCTAATTCAATAACAAGCCTCAAGAGAAGACACTTCCGATAAAGAGTTGTACGATTTTGCATGCCAAAACAACAGGTTCATTATGAAGCACACCACAATTCAAGATTATTACGTGCTGGCCGGCCATTAGTGCACTTATTTTTAGTACATAGGTGCCTTTGCCCTTCCTACCATCGAAATGCAATAACCAAGGCCAGAAACATGCCATCCTGTAAGGTAGCACTACACTGTAGCTACTAGGCTTCTGGGTCTAAGCGGCGCAGTGAAATACAAACACAGTGGTATTTGACCCTCCAAAAACAACACAAAGTGGTTTCCATTCCTTTTCACAATGTCATGCCAGGAAATAAGCACTTAATGTCCTCAACTTCCTGTGATCCTCAAAGATCAAGGATTCTTTCAGTGCTTTACAACTTGTTCTCTGATAGAATGCAGGTATCATAACAAATTAGAATAACAGCAATGCTCACTTTAACTATACATCTGTACAAGCAGTTGCTGCCCCAAAGAGACAACTTAAAACAATGGCAGAGCAACATCTCTCGTTCTACCACAGCTAATCGCCCAAGGCTCTAGCTTCCATCAACCACTCTAAGGTAGCACACATGTACACAAACATGCGTGCATGCCAGCACAAGTATGTACCTCCACTCAACGCATTATAGTGGTGCTACAGCCAGTTGGTGATTTgaagcaattttcggagcatgaAAAAGTCTGCTTTGGAGCAGTAGGAACTGTGTTCTGGAGCCCGTTTGGAGCAGACAAAATGCGATTCGGGAACACTTGGAGCGAAACATGTCTAAATTCCCTATAGATATTCTTATTTGTCTGCGTACAGGAAGTGCTGTGGCGATGTAAATAAACAAGGAGAAAAAGCCAACAAAGCATTCAAAGAGCAGCCATCGATCAAGGTCTTAGCACAAAAGAGTGTCATATTCTCGCTTCACTGCACTGCAAAAAGATGAGAGTTGAAGGGAAGCTTTAGTGAAAAGGCAAGCATGACATGGTTTCTGTGAATGACAGGCATCACaatgtcacacacacacgcacacacaaaaaatcctGAGCAGAAAACCAGTAGTCTAACaaatgaatacaaaaaaaaaagcttgctgcaACTGAGAGCCTACTCCAGGAAACTGTCTGCGTAGAAAGTTCATTCAATGATTGGCAGAACTCACTACAAATGATGATTCCTCATGGTCAATAATTATTAGAGGCAGAAGCACCGAATGCCATTGTCTTTTCATATTTTAGGACCTTAATTAGGCATTTAGTTACATTTTTCCAAATATTCTGAAATAGTCTCCTAAAAGAAAAATCTGGGCGGGATCACTGATCAACCCAAGCATAAAGGTGGGAAGGTGCTTTTTTCAAGGCAGCCTTAAAGAAGAGAATTCTACTAGGCAACACGTTTGCTTTAGCTACACCCCGtgttcacagcttttttttttaccttgatgTGCTGTCCAGGTGCAACTGGTGGGTATGGACCCCCGTGCAACTCCCACTGTTTGGGCTGAACTATGACGTCCCGTGAGCATACAGGCCTGATGACCAAGGACAACTGACTTTCCACAATTGACAGGGGTCCCATGACCGAATCCAGCATGACCGTTTTAGGGTGTTGACCAAGTACTGAGCACTAATGCGACTACATCTGGTTTGTAGTTTGCAGTCGAAGCAAGCCATCACAAGACCCAGCTAGATGTAACTCCGTGAACCGTGAGAAATCCCCGCTACGGTGCCGCTCTGCTCTCGTCAATGTGCAATTTGCGAAAAAACGGGGGCCACGCAGTGCATGCTCGCAAGCATAGTTTTCAAGAAGTGAGAGGAAATCATTTGGAAAGTTTGCTAGCAGGGAGGCTTTTTTGGCTTTCTTTTGTTGTTTAATGGCAACACTGCTTGTTCTAGCAGTGTTTAGGACGCGTGACAGCAATTGTTCTTTATTTTGTAGTTCACATTTCAACTCAACTTCCCAAAGCCGTGCGCGGGCAGCTGTAGCACCACAACATGCCAGACGTGTTCTATGTGGGCATTTAGCCTTGACTTTACAATTGGCATATCAGAAATGCTGCATAGCACAATAAAGAGGCATTAACTTTTTCCCTGAAATATCAAACAAACTTCTGTACAGCAGAATATTCATTTGCATGAGGAAGCTATTTATTTACAGCGCACAGTGCCGATAGAGCTGCCTGGCCACAGCCGCTATATTATGGTACACAGAGTGACTcccgagcgaaaaaaaaaaacacacttttcTACTTGCTCCGAAACAAATAAAAGAGGCTATCGATGGCATGCTAAACCTTCAACAACAGAGACGCGTGGCGGAGCAGGCACCTCGGTTAAGCCGAACATTATTAAAAAGCCACATCACTAGAATAGAGCGTGTAATGGGCATCGGCAGCATTATAGAAAAGCCCTAAATAGTGTTGGGCCATAAATGATCCGATGTCCTGTAAACAAGTGAATTAGTGGGCTCTGGTGCGGTTGGCACAAGCCATACTCATATGTTTACAGCAAGGTGCAGAGAAATGAAATTGTAGCAAATTGGTGCAGTTGGCCCACCACTGCCGTTAAGCAAGCAGCCCTGAAGCTTCCCGAGTGAAATACCCCAAGGGTGCTTAGCCTACAGAAGTGAAGAAAGATGTAACATCTGTAACTTTTTGGTTTATAAGGTTCTGAAATTTTATTAGCAGCAGGTAGCTGGTTTTCTAAGTGTTGTTCAAAAATAAAGTTTAGTCCATTGATTTGACCAAGTATGCAGGGAAAATATTTTTTCAACATTGACTAGCTACTTGTAAGTACAATCAGATTTGAAATCAGCAATGAAAGAAATAGGCACTTTTTGACAGgaaattttttttaaatcagcAGTTATAGGGTTAAAAggacaataaagaaaaacaatggCTTGGTTtaaattgataaactgcactctgagaattcTAATGCCATAAGTTTCACTATCAGTTCATCAGTGGAGAAAAATCACGATTAAAATTTCATTTTTCAATTCTGCAGCAAAATGTCCATATGTAATATCACTAATTTCGAAATGTATCTTTCATATTTTTCAAGATTGTCTCGATGAAATTTTCGTATGTTAGGTCTATGGCACCAatagatgacaatgtacttcatttttgtcAATTgtaagctacgtaggacccagtagacaccTTGAAAATTTATAGAATCACGGCATTCGGTGCGGGAAGCTCAAGGTGGAATCTCCACCTGAATTTTATTTTGACGAGTTTCTCACTTGTCGAAGGTGTCATCTTATGGTAAGAATAGTGTTTTCAAGATTGTGAAATTGCTCATTACCGCTACCCGAATTCTCGTTAGTGCACCTTTAACACGTTACTGTTAACAGGCATAATGTTATGGTAGGGCTACTCAAAACTGTAGAAATGTGcccataaaaaaaggaaaagaaaaacttATATTTAAGTTACATGGAGAGTGTAAAAGCCAAACACCAAGTGTCTATGACTGCCATTTTTGCTTCGTTTAGGGTTTTCATGTTTTCAGCCCTCCACGGGCAAACTATGTCCGAAGATGCTGTGTAGTGTGGCTTCTGAAATTATGGTTCCCATCACACATGGGTTATAGGGGTAAGTGGCTAGATCACAAGAAAGCATGAATAAGACTCTTTGGTGACAGTGTCTGCCGCGAAGGACAGAGACCATAAAAAGTCGAAACTCCAAGGAAAATGATGAGTCATACAATAAGAGGCACATGACCGTGTTTGTGTAAATTATGTAAAACAGCTGATGGCGCAATGGTCGTCTAGGGCAAGTCACTGTCATGGCAAAATTCGAAACGAGTCGCTTTTGGGCCCAGGCTTGATTTGGAGCAGGAAAGTACAGGCCTCACTACGCAATTGGAGGCCCTATAACGATGTGACTTAGCGTAACATTTTGGCAGCCATCACGAGCATTTTGTCAGAGTCAAGGCAGCAACATTGTGCAATGCATTGTGGTTGCACTGAAGCAAAACCTTAAATGGTGAGCATAAGAGTGTGACTTGCAGACCAGCGTTACACATACTTTGCCCAGCTTCACCCCTCACCACAGCAGAGCATGCTAGAATGCAGACTTCATCGGTAACATCATGCATTCCTCATTACACGCCACCTACTCTCTGAAGGCACACAGCCGATAAAGTGGCCCTACTCTCACTTCGCTACTAGCCATGCGCAAATGTAGCCGTGTGTTGCACAGGTAAGCACAAAGccataggcagctagatagatacactcaaagtgaCTGGAGTTCGCCAAGCAATATTTCACATTCAAAAAGGATGTGGAGTTCCTAACCCATGATACATTGAGAACAAAAGAAAGTTGCTCTGCTCGCAGATGCCAGCTATAGCAAAGGATGCAAGTGTTTTTGGTGACAGCGCTGTCCTTCTGGCAGCATAGTCACAGGTAATACGCCCGCTTGAAAAATTCTTTCAGTAATATGCTCCCTAGATGGTGCCTTATCATGTGGGAACTGCAAGCACCACCAGATCACAACGACACGTGCTGCGCAGCATGCATTCCACAGATTCAATACAAAAGCATCAGATGATACAATGCACGGGAGTTTGGTGGCGAACTGGCAGGCAGTGTGCGCTTGTATGATATGCTCCCTGAGCAACGAAGATTCATGGAAAGTGCGATGGCCAGAAACACTTTGAATTGCAAGCAACACTGTTGGATGTTTCTTCAACTTaatgtttttctcgagttttGAACCAGTGGCTGCATCCAGATGCTTAAGGAGATGGCAAGAATGCGACAATTGGCCCACAAAACAAATGTGGCAACCTCTGGACAAGTAAAGATGAATGCAGCACTGATGCACCTTGACACAGTCTTCGCAATACTGAGCTGTGAGGAGACACGCCGAGTCTGCCACGAGGACAATGTCGAATGCCACCAGTTAGGCGGGAATGCAAACTGGCGCAAGACTTAACCGGCGATGATCATCATGCAAACGAGAAGGTCCCACTTGGGGAGCTACCAGCAAACCAGGCCTGGACAACACCTGCAGGAGGGGATGACAAGGACAACACAGAACACTCAGTAACAGAGTTTGAAAACATGTGTCACATGGATGACCAAGGCCATGGTTGTGCATGCCAGAAGAAACCACAACATGGATACGGGCGAAGACACCGAGAACCAAGACACTGCGGTGAAACTGGGTTCAAGTAGTGATGCTGAAACCTGCCACTGATGTCGGCTCCTCAGAAAAGGGCCACAAGAAATGCCGCAGCTGCAGTGGTGCCCAAAACAGATGTCCCCGCCGAGAGCGAAGCAGGTGCCGTTGCGCTTGAGTCAGGGGTTGGAGGCCAAATCGCGAAGACGATTGCCAAAGCGACCACAGACAAACAAGACGTGTGCGGCCGGTTGGAGAAAGGACTGGCCAGCGTCACACAAGAGGCCGATCTCAAAGAGCATAGTTGGTCAGCAGGGCAAGGTGGTGTCTGCCAAGGTTGCCCCTACGAGCAGGACGCTCGGTGCATGCTGTCGTGGCTTCACCATAGGCAAGCAGCACGAGCCCAGTAGTGTACTGCGGAAATCTGAGGGAAAGACTGGGCTGTCATGTTGGCAGCAACGAAGACTGCGACAGCTGCGAAAAAATAAAAGGAGCCTATCGTCAAAGTAACATCGACGGTAAGCAAGAGGGTTAAAACCAGCAACGATACCATTGAAGGTGGCAAACAAAACCGCTGGCAACAAGCTTCTTTCTCCTAAGGGGGGGAACAAAGTGTGAGAACTGCATGCAGCACCAAATGATAACATTTGTTGTGCAGTACAGATGCACAGGTCACACATACTCTACAAAGAGCGTCCGTCGGCATAATGTGCGGGGGACCGACGGCAGATGCGCAAGCAGGGTGGGTGCACGTGGTATGCGCCCGGGATGGCAAAGGTTCCAAAAAAGAGATGTGGCCATGTACACACTCTGGCACCATGCAGGATATGGAAGTGACTGGCAGGATATGATGAAGTGACCACAGGACAGTAAGCTCTCGAATTTTCCTAGTGTTGAGAGAGGAATGGTAGAAACTGACACATAGGAAACCAGTTAATGAACTAGCATTGagggggaaagtacaggaattcattATCTTGCTCCAGAATCAATGATTGGCTCTAACCAAGGAAACTCACCTCAGCATTGATGCAATGAGTGATAAGCTGACTAGTAGTATCAATATGGAGTGTGCAGCAAAAGTTGGGCGTAGAGTCATTAGACATGACGCTGGCAAAGCTCTCCCAGGAGATGAAAAAACCGAATTAAAAACGTATAAGCATGAAAGCCGTCAACACAACTGACAGAGCTTTCAATGTTAATCAATAATCGTAAGGCAGCCAACATAAGAAGGTATGATACAGAGGATTCAACATGCTTCAAAGAACAACCGAAGCCTCAAAGAGGTGAAGAGAAAACTGGGCACAGACAAAAAccaaatgtatgcactaagggaaaagaaagacattATCATTACCAATAAGGATGGGACAGTTACGGTACCTGAGAAGTTTTACAGAGGTCTTAACAGTAGCTGGGATAACACTGACAATAATTTATAAGCAGTAGCAGCCCAGAGCGATTGGACATCTCAACAGTAATAACAGAAGAAGTGAAggaagccttggagggaatgcagaggcagagccgctggtgaggatcaggtaccATCACCCCTGCTAAGAGCCAGTGGACCGATtaggctttaaaaaaaaaaaacactatacacGAAGGGTCACTTGATGGTGAGGGCACCAGGGTTTCCGAAGGATGCCTTCaacttaatccataagaaagggtAGATCAGGGACTTGAACAATTAAGGGTTTATCAGCTTACTGTCCACTATctaaaagctatttacaaaaataataatagCTAATAGACAACTTATCAAGCAATCAACCAGAGAACTAAGCAGGTATCCTAGAGGCAACACAACAGTAGAGCACATTcacactatcaaccaggtgacagAGAAGCGAACAAAATATAACCAACCCTTTTATATAGCCTTTATGGATTACtagaaggcatttgattcggtCGAGATATCTGCAGTCATGCAAGCCCTATGAAATGGGAGCATTGACGCCCCACCCCCATGGGCATGCAGTCAGCAGCTGAGGATGAGGATGGCTGGTCCATAAAAATACTTTCAGCATTGCCGGCTTGCCTGGTCTCCGGACCACCCACGGACTCCATTAAACGAAGTGGAAGGTCACATGACAGTAAGCCTACGGGCTAAACGAGCAATATAGCCATCGTCAGAGTACACCATTATGAACAGATATGAGGACGGAACCAAATGACAGAAAATGCACGCCTAAGCTCGGGAGTGGACTCTCCATATTGCGGGCGGTTGTACCCTACCGAATGTATATTTTATCTCTCAGCTGTTTTGTTAAGTATGAAGAACTCGAAGCAAATACAACCCGAACGAATTTCCCTGTACACCTCCTCACCCACCCCTTTACAGTTGATTCATTCCTGTAcaatgaataccgatgttgaatgAATCACCCACCTTCGAAGACATTACTTGCCTACAGTGCACATCACAAGAAACACAGTACGGAAGCTGGTAATCTATAGCAGGTGCTAGTTGTTACTCTGAATATATAAAAAAGGCCAGTGCATTATTCAATCATTTGGACGAGGGGCTCTAATTCAGCCAATCTATATAGAAACCAAAACTCGGCAGCAACACCGAGTAGATAATCTATAGAAAGCTGTAGCAATAAGACAAGGAGAAGAAATGCTGCTGCACTCTATGAAGAGTAAATGCAACTGCACAGCAACAATGCCCATGGGTTCAGTGGACTGATTTGCCAGAATCCAATCAGGGGTTGACTTGAATCCGATCAGGGGTTGGCGTGTACACGTTTCGTATGCCGAGTGACTGCGCTGCCTGCAAATTATACATTTTCATATTCTATTGTGTCGCGTGGCTAAAGCAGCCTCTGTTGAAATGCTTTGGGGTTGCCGAGATGAATGTAAGCAGGAGCCATGTTGTAGCATGGAGATGTCTCCATTGAAGAAAAGCTCCGAACAATCAGTGTTGTTGGAAGTATGTGAATTTTTTCGCATACCAGAaccaaacagaaaaaaatatgagGAGGCGGCTTTCAAATCATCATCAGTCACAGTCAGCTATATAGGTGACATAATGCCTTATATATGCACAGTGGGTACTTCGCTGCTTTGCAAGATGATGTAACAAGCAATtaacaactgtacttgcagtcgGTGCTATAAGAGAGTTTATAACTCTAAGAATGCTGCTCCTCCAACTTATACTGCGACAGTGCAACATATTCCATGCATtccaggtcttttttttttttttgccaacaatAACCCTTACGTGTGCTGAAGCACTTCGTCGGTCTAAAGATGGCAAATATGGCTACCATAAACACACATCAGTTGGCATACACCCAGAGGCAATGCTGCATTGAAAGTGAACCTTCAATCATGAAAACGCATACTTGGCACACTCAATGCATCTAGCAGCTGGAACAAAGCCAAGCCTAGACAAATGTACTACTGCACCTCTAGGTGACTACAGAAGCTGCACTGGTTCACGGAAGTATGGGCACATGCTACAGTGT
The nucleotide sequence above comes from Rhipicephalus microplus isolate Deutch F79 chromosome 2, USDA_Rmic, whole genome shotgun sequence. Encoded proteins:
- the LOC119170570 gene encoding uncharacterized protein LOC119170570, which codes for MDLEGDVSTPRAETRAAAVREMNNNNTTTTASKSGDDTPARDNRSYECDVCFMRFTQFANMRRHKLSHSGIRPFECRLCLRRFFRKDHLVEHTVRKHSKQRPLRCPFCAKTFPSVPMLKCHLSNAHSSGYTPRSNICNICGFVATSAGGAKIHYMTYHVRRALRSSSPTENSSGLASLLSSPYQGAHGEVCTLGPSTMGTMDVYRESSEDGVGAIEVHHIEGDYSEISPRITSVTSQRDSADKAGEEEDDDMIVVKSEMHESITDTLTADTGDSNNNTNVSNNNATAGTGTRGAGADESRDSPHDNQSTAEDHGFITSDTGNWTMPSSSSSQEHCSLGTSNQWSATAVHGNHDLGIVISPPPTAAFGSTSTADKADEKQMRSTPETSTADGDSGVDMRYPSPLACQYCDVVFYDRTLYLLHRGAHSFRKPWRCNLCGHQCKHRYDFASHLIAHPHI